The Anoxybacillus amylolyticus DNA segment TTTAAATCAATCGTGCAGAGCGCTTTGACACTTTTTATCGAAAACTGTAGTTCTGTTAACGTTTCGCCAATCACCGTTTCGATTTCTTCTGCCGATGTGCCGCGATTGCAGCCAATCCCAAGCACAATCACTTTCGGACGATATAGGACGCCATTTTGTAAAATCGCTTCTTCTTCTTTCGTTAACAGCCGATGTGTCACTACTAAAGCAGCGTCTGGTTTTGCCGCAAGCGCTGCAGCAATTGTTGGATAGAGGCGGATATTGGCAGGGAGCGGCGCGTCATACTGCCACCAGTTGCGTTCTCCCGATTCTTGCACAATCGCGACGTGTTGTTCGTTAACAACCGCTGCGCTTACAGGTGTTAACTTTTCTGCTGATTCCCATACCCAGCCGAATGACCGTCCGAATAAATCCACCGCTATTGTTTTTTGGACATCCGACGCTGTCGTAATGACTGGATGTGCTTGTAATAACTGGGCAATTCGGCGCGTCAATTCGTTTGCCCCGCCAAGATGCCCAGATAAAACGCTAATGACATGTTCCCCTTTGTCATCGATGACGACGACTGCTGGATCCGTTTTTTTATCTTTTAAATGCGGAGCAATCATGCGGACGACCGCTCCGAGGGAAACAATGAAAATAAGTCCACGATACGACGTAAAAAGTGTGGGCACTAACAACCGAACATTTCCGGCAAACAAACGAATTCCTTTTTCTTTTTCATCGCCTTTTGCAAATTTGTCGGTATAGTAAACATGCACGTCTGGCATTTGCTCGCCAAGACGGCGGGCAATTTCGACGCCATGTTTCGTAATCGCAACGACCGCGTACATCGCCTCACTCCCCTCGTCGATAGCCGTGCGTAAACGTTTTATCATACAATTTCGAGCGATACGACCGTTCGGTAATCGCCGAATCTAATGCCCATCCAGCGAGGATTAACGCATGTTGGCGAATGCCGTTTTCCCGCATCGCTTCATCCAATGTCCCGACAGTAGCACGAATGATTTTTTCATCCGGCCATGTCGCTTTGTAGACGACGACAACAGGGGTATCCTCGCTCCAGCCTGCTTCAAGCAACGCGTTTGTCACTTTTTTCGTTAACGTCGCACTTAAAAATAGCGCGATCGTACAATGATGTTTCGCCAATTGTGCTAATTTTTCCTTCTCTGGAACTGGCGTGCGTCCTTCCGCGCGCGTTAAAATGACCGTTTGCGTTAAATCAGGAACTGTCAATTCCACTTGCGCTGCCGCTGCCGCCGCAAATACAGAGCTAACACCTGGGACGATTTCCACCTTAATGCCTTCTTTTTTTAATAACGCGATTTGTTCAAGCGTCGCTCCATAAATGGATGGGTCGCCAGTATGAAGGCGTACTACCGTTTTTCCTTGTTTGACGCGTTCGACCATTTGCGTTACGATTTGTTCTAAATGCATCCCTGCCGTTTGAAAGATTTCCGCTTCTTGTTTGGCGTATTGTAAAAGCGCATCGTTGACGAGCGAATCGGTATAAAAAATCGCATCTGCCCGTTGTAAAAGCAACATCCCTTTGACCGTAATTAATTCAGGGTCGCCTGGACCGGCACCAACAATGTAAATCATTTTCTCACCACCATAAGCGTTAAATATTCGAGCTCCGTTCCGTCAAGCTTCTCAATGTCCCAAATGATTTCTTCATTGGACGTTGCTTTCGTTACAACCGCTGCACGGTTCACTAAATCTAATTCGCGCAGTAACTGCACCATCTTATCCATCACTTTCGCGACTTTTAAAAAGATGACGCAATCGTGCGCTTCAATCGCTTTTTTCATCGCATCATAGTCGTCGCGCGCTGGGATGATGGCGACATGTTCATCCCCATCAGCAAGAGGCAACT contains these protein-coding regions:
- the cobM gene encoding precorrin-4 C(11)-methyltransferase; the encoded protein is MIYIVGAGPGDPELITVKGMLLLQRADAIFYTDSLVNDALLQYAKQEAEIFQTAGMHLEQIVTQMVERVKQGKTVVRLHTGDPSIYGATLEQIALLKKEGIKVEIVPGVSSVFAAAAAAQVELTVPDLTQTVILTRAEGRTPVPEKEKLAQLAKHHCTIALFLSATLTKKVTNALLEAGWSEDTPVVVVYKATWPDEKIIRATVGTLDEAMRENGIRQHALILAGWALDSAITERSYRSKLYDKTFTHGYRRGE
- a CDS encoding cobalt-precorrin 5A hydrolase — translated: MYAVVAITKHGVEIARRLGEQMPDVHVYYTDKFAKGDEKEKGIRLFAGNVRLLVPTLFTSYRGLIFIVSLGAVVRMIAPHLKDKKTDPAVVVIDDKGEHVISVLSGHLGGANELTRRIAQLLQAHPVITTASDVQKTIAVDLFGRSFGWVWESAEKLTPVSAAVVNEQHVAIVQESGERNWWQYDAPLPANIRLYPTIAAALAAKPDAALVVTHRLLTKEEEAILQNGVLYRPKVIVLGIGCNRGTSAEEIETVIGETLTELQFSIKSVKALCTIDLKKDEAGLLEVVQKYGWEFVYYTPEQLNRVPIEQPSETVFRYTGAYGVSEPAAKLYSGAKLALVKKKLGNVTISVAVIEKEG